The Streptomyces sp. NBC_01463 DNA window CGGTGAGCGCCGCGCCGAGATCGCCCGCACCTCCACGCTGGACTTCCTGCCGGAGACCGCCGCGATCCGCGCGGACGACTCCTGGAAGGTCGCACCGGCGCCGGCGGCGCTGAACGACCGCCGGGTGGAGATCACCGGTCCGACCGACCGCAAGATGACCATCAACGCCCTGAACTCGGGCGCGAAGGTCTGGCTCGCCGACTTCGAGGACGCGTCCGCCCCCACGTGGGAGAACGTCGTCCTCGGCCAGCTCAACCTCATCGACGCGTACAACCGCGCCATCGACTTCACCGACCCGAAGTCCGGCAAGTCGTACGCCCTGAAGCCCGCCGACGAGCTCGCCACCGTCGTCACCCGCCCCCGCGGCTGGCACCTGGACGAGCGTCACCTCACGCTCGACGGCACCCCGGTGCCCGGCGCGCTGGTCGACTTCGGCCTCTACTTCTTCCACAACGCCCAGCGCCTGATCGACCTCGGCAAGGGCCCGTACTTCTACCTGCCGAAGACGGAGTCGCACCTGGAGGCACGCCTCTGGAACGACATCTTCGTCTTCGCCCAGGACTACAACGACATCCCGCAGGGCACCGTCCGCGCCACGGTCCTGATCGAGACGATCACCGCCGCGTACGAGATGGAGGAGATCCTCTACGAGCTCCGCGACCACGCCTCCGGGCTGAACGCGGGCCGCTGGGACTACCTCTTCTCCATCGTCAAGAACTTCCGTGACGGCGGCTCCAAGTTCGTCCTGCCGGACCGCAACGCGGTGACGATGACCGCGCCGTTCATGCGGGCGTACACCGAACTCCTCGTCC harbors:
- the aceB gene encoding malate synthase A, which gives rise to MSAPAPSSLAIVDAEPLPRQDEVLTPAALAFVAELHRRFTPRRDELLARRGERRAEIARTSTLDFLPETAAIRADDSWKVAPAPAALNDRRVEITGPTDRKMTINALNSGAKVWLADFEDASAPTWENVVLGQLNLIDAYNRAIDFTDPKSGKSYALKPADELATVVTRPRGWHLDERHLTLDGTPVPGALVDFGLYFFHNAQRLIDLGKGPYFYLPKTESHLEARLWNDIFVFAQDYNDIPQGTVRATVLIETITAAYEMEEILYELRDHASGLNAGRWDYLFSIVKNFRDGGSKFVLPDRNAVTMTAPFMRAYTELLVRTCHKRGAHAIGGMAAFIPSRRDAEVNKVAFEKVKADKDREAGDGFDGSWVAHPDLVPIAMASFDAVLGEKPNQKERLREDVSVAAGDLIAIDTLHAKPTYDGLRNAVAVGIRYIEAWLRGMGAVAIFNLMEDAATAEISRSQIWQWINADVVFENGEHATADLARKVAAEELAAIRTEIGDEAFAAGKWQQAHDLLLQVSLDQDYADFLTLPAYEQLR